The genomic window GTTTgccatggtaatgctaacaacattGCTTAGCGTGCATTTCCTGATTGTCGCACAATAAAATGGTTcatatttagatgcagacattatagagtggacttattttgacctcaagaacagAGCTTCTATTATCTGAGTACATAATTTTTGAACCCTAAACAGTATACACTATGGTCCCAGTACTGGCCCTGGCTCCACGTAGCTCAACCCACAGCACACAGCTCAGAGCTCTAATCGCagcggtggtggtggtggtggtggctcTTGTCTGTTTGGATTTGTCATGCTGCTATTGTTCACACAGTGAAACAGATCCTCTCACCTGACAACACTGGGACACCGCTCAGGGCATTGTAATGGAGAATGCCTTTATGTACTTAAAGCAGAAGGGATTACACATCAGGGGAAAGTACAGACCCTCAAATGAATTCACTAATCCCTGTTTGCTACACAATCAGATCTGATAGAtttctttgttcttttctttcagACCTCATCTGGCTCTAGAATACAGCGGAAAGGTGAGTGTGCGATAGACTTTGTTATCCATGGAACTGTCTTAAAATGAAATTATGACTAACGAGATATGTTTGTTTGGTCAGGCCACTAAAATCCACCAGAGGGCTTTTGGCAATGACCACCCCATCACAGCCCGGAGCCTGGAGCTCATGGCCACAGTGTACGCGGAGATTGGAAAAACAGAGTATTCAGGTGAGTACGGCAAGGCAAGAGGGACAAACTACATACAGCATGTCTGTGCTTTAtatctcacaaaagaaaaacattagttGTAAGGGTTGACAGACAGAAAAGTGGATCCAGTGTAAAAAGAGTACAATATTAATCAAAAGTATTCTATTTTTGAAAATATACACAATGATATGACACTAACTATGACTAAAGTATTACCCAcggtcaaataaataataattattatttgtaatttatgATGAAGGAACAGTAGATGGCAGCCCAGTCAGTGGTAAATTGTTGTACAATTTGCACCAAAGAGCACAATAGATTTACATCAGGCACAAACATATTGCAGttcagatatttacacagatatTTACTCAGATATTTCTCCATAAACATCCTTTTGCATGCCTCGTGGATTTGCTTATGTTGAGTACACATATCCTGGCCACTATTGTCCTCCTCACGTGCTCAGGTTTAAAAGTTCAGACTTTACCTTAGTGTATTGTACACAGAGGCGGCCCGTTGTATCTCCTGCAGTATTTACAGCTTTAGCTCCTGTACACACATGTGAACAGAGAAATGGGTCACCAAACACCGCTCACCTGCATGCTAGAGGGATATATTTACATTTGGGATCACATTGTGTGCTAGTATAGAAGTAGTGGCAGATGTGTTGGAGGTTGAGTCTGTTCAAAgcaaatgcaataaaataaatttcaatattttgttttggggggGTCTGAATCAAACTAATGTGCCTCAGTCTTGCTAGTGTTTTAATTTGCATGCACATTTTTTGGCAAGAGGTTAAGGGGTAtacctcctgcttgtttctatggagatgttattatttttatctaaatgttccacagtatggcattgaacattTCTATCTTATATGTACTCAATGACAGGTTGAAAAACACATATTCTTACTCCTCTTCACTGATAAATgagtgtaatgccatattgtggaacactccaggcaaatcaataacatctccttcgAGTCCAGGAAGTGACAGAAACCCCATCAGAAAAtgttacactgtgcaccttttAAAGTACACTGTAAGTCAATTAAACTGGAGGAGTCATATCAGAAACATGGACTAACTGACAGAATACTGACGTGTGGTTTCAGCATTTTAACACTAATACTACAGTACTATCATAATAAACTAATACTACATATATAATCAGTACTTATATTTTGTCCAGTCATTCTCTTTGCTTCACATTCTTAAGTTGAACCGACCGGCTCCTCCTTTCTTGTAAATTTCTCTAACATTTGCATGTTTACATTTGCAACTTTAGTTTGCCGATGCTTTCTCCCCTCGCCCTACGTcagtctcctcttctcctctcactctctccctctctccttctctctctcactctatcaTGGTCTTCTCCTTAGACTCCCTGGGCCAATGTGTCTCGGCACTGTCCAAACGATTCGCTGCGGCTGAATCCATCAAAGACACCACGGTCAACAGCTGTCtgccccaccaccaccacagcgAGAAGCACTCAGAGATCCGGCACAGGAAggagcaccagcaggaggtggaggacaCGGACAAGCCCAAGGTAGTGGCAGTAGCATGGGGGTTAGCTGTTAGCGTTAGCTGTTTTCAAAGATACATGTCTCCTGGGGGGTTGTTAACGGCGTGCTGGTTGTTTGCGTTGCCCAGGTAACGTACAACAAGGTGCCCACTTCGATTCTGAAAAGGCCAAGTCCGAGCTACGGTCTCGACTCGGAGCCGGGGCACAGgcggaaaggagagaggagagtgaggttTCGAGAGCCCGAGACCACAGTACACGGTGAGTACATTCACTATAAAAGACTATTTGAAAATATGTGAGATTTTTTAAGAAGATGTGACAAAACTATACAAAcaatttaaaggtccactgtgtaacattacagCCAATACAtttgctaaaataaaacaattaaaataaaagtacactgtgtaactattCTGGTGGTGGTGTTATTGTGATGTAATGTCTTTCCTGGAGGTGtcacattaaacttacctatcgtacatttatttctgtgatgtttttcaccagatctgatctgtaatttgacctggcacctgcttgtctccatggaaatagataaaaTGTAATGCCACAGTGTTCCTttaattacagtaaaaaaaaataaaaaattcttgctaaaaaataccttgaaaagcattCTCACTATGTACAGGTTTGGCTAAAAATGTTTTGCAGGACTTTAATGTAACTACACTTTTTCATTACAGTTGTCAagaaatgtgtgtatttatttctagGGTTATTACTCTGTGTAAGCTAATATACTGTACAGTGCTGGAATAACTGTACCATTTTTAGTTGTACCAAATATTTCTAATACAAATCTACATTCAGTCCCCAGTACATATGTTAAACTagtaacatttgagagaagtatataatgtgaataaaaaagaatcctatgcatttcagagcatgtttgtggAGGTCTAAATATGGGGTTTGTTCATGGCCGATGATAACATCTATTGTTTAGAATCCATAGCAACcaatggccgataagctctgacgatatttttgggctgatatatTGGTCCGATTTGGATTATTTCCCCCAAACAATGTAATTCAAAttgactacaaactcacccacagcccccccctttttttttttttttttaacacaaaccaTTAAGAGAGTTGTGTAGTCCCATTTTGTGCCGCTATCTCTTTATATTAAAGTCTGGCTAATTAAATAGTTTTcctcaaatacaataaaatgtcatagCATCACTATCTTTATCGTCGTGTTTGAGCACAAAGTCCACACACGTCTTTGCTGCTTTACCGTGCAGTCTGATTCATAGTCTTTAGTTTTATGTGTATCCCGCGTCCACAGTAACACGACATAGACTCTGTACAAACATGCGCTCCATGTTGTCCCTCATACATATGGCAGGCTCTCCCAGGGACCATCAAACTGTACCCATGTTTATTATTGTTCCATCCACTCTGCATTCAAACTGGCTGCTTTGTCAACAATTGTCCTTCTGGGATTGTgtagtattaaaaaataatgtaatgccCAAAGATGCACGGACATTAACAAGTGATTTACACTTAGCAATGAATTATGCATGCAAATGAGGAGAGGGGAGTCTGCTCTGTGAGATAGTGATGTAGGGCAGTTAGCAGCTGTTGTACATCATAGCGCAGTGGATCCTGTTGACTTTTATTATGTCGACTCCACAGATATTCCACACTCTGACACTTGGGGCGCTGGTGAGTCGCGTTCAGGGTGTGTCCAATCACAAGTGTGCATGAAACAGCAGCACTTGAcatcacagaaagaaaaaagcTCAGGGGACACTTTAGAGAATGAAACAGGCTTGTTTGTACAGGTTGACATAACATCGCACAGAGACACTGGTCTGGCTTGTTTTAGGTTAAAGCAGGTGTTAAAATGTGTTGCACTAAAGCTGTCTTATTGTTATCCCACTGTTCCCAATACTAATAATCAATACTCGGTACCACAATGATTAAAACAAgtattttcttagtttttttattctgaatttCAGTTTAAGTATATATTTTCAATAATCACCTTTATTTCCACGCTCTCAAATTCAACAGTGAAAATTCAGTGAAAAAATTAACTTAGTAACAACCAGGAATATTTAAAAGgtgttttttggttgttgttttttttagaatttgtaaacacattgaaaatatatacttaaaaatTTAACTATTGAAATTCAgaattttttaaagtaaaaactgTGAATTACAGTGAGAATTCAATGGCATTTACAATCTGATGAAACAAATTATCTTTCATACATGTCGTCTTATTctactgatacagctcaagattattaaaatactattcaggaaaggtcaaattttgtcctgttgattttttttttttgtatttattagtatttagttttcaatagttttgacaaccctaatcctATTATCATATTTTCTCTTATTAGTCCACCCTGACCAATTataacatatacatatattttttactgctctttaattaaatgtattatctcTACCTGTAACGTCACTATACATAATCATTTGCCCCCATTCATTGAAGTTTGAGATGGTGAAAGAGTGTAGACatgttaacaaaaataaaagctttttcccCTTGTGTTACTAGCAGTATTAGTAAAAGCAATAAATCTGATAGCAGTGATAATATATGTACTAACTGTGCTCCAAGACAAtgttaaagccccagtatgcaactttttggaggtggaaagtcagctgcttgattccatggaaatggaaagttaaaaccatactccatggagacagatggatattaaaccatactgtggaagattagagccaaaggaacaatatttccatggaaacgagcaggaggaggccatCTTCCAGATGaattaagagtcaggtttgtggagatgcaagcccacccagagtaaggacgcatgtttttctatatttgtCAGTGCAATTAACAGaaccataatgaaaaaacatgcttttatttttgtgtatttggcaaaaagttacatactaagGCTTTAAGGAGGAATGTTCAATTAATCTGTTTGACACCCCAGAGATATTTTAACACCACAGTTTATAGGTCACGTGAGTTTACCTCTACAGTCACCTGAAAGTCCTCCTTCAAAACTACGCACCACCTAATTTACCTTTTAACCTTTGCAATTCAAATCATTcttattcattattttgtctcatttattattttctctCAGCCTACGAGACGTCTCCCTCCCGCCCCCACCTGGCCCTCTTCACCTGCCTCTTCCTTCTCATGTCACTGCTGGGCGTGGCCATGTATTGCACGGACCGCCGGCGCCCCCAGAGGCTGTGTGAGGAACTGGAGGCCGCTCTGGCTGTCTACATCCTCCACATGAAGCAGCTGCTATGGGGCTGTTGGATATGGTTAACCATGCAGTGACT from Periophthalmus magnuspinnatus isolate fPerMag1 chromosome 22, fPerMag1.2.pri, whole genome shotgun sequence includes these protein-coding regions:
- the c22h14orf180 gene encoding nutritionally-regulated adipose and cardiac enriched protein homolog produces the protein MLNGGREGLFELGQRLQRQGEYQAALHCFLSCLLGLTHVQSFNSLPNCLHQIAELFITEKNYGKALQFIQAEKMFYEVALIELTALQRDTGPQEEATLGSAGATWSSPEELSEQASQAQHLERLAQLCIMSKQPHLALEYSGKATKIHQRAFGNDHPITARSLELMATVYAEIGKTEYSDSLGQCVSALSKRFAAAESIKDTTVNSCLPHHHHSEKHSEIRHRKEHQQEVEDTDKPKVTYNKVPTSILKRPSPSYGLDSEPGHRRKGERRVRFREPETTVHAYETSPSRPHLALFTCLFLLMSLLGVAMYCTDRRRPQRLCEELEAALAVYILHMKQLLWGCWIWLTMQ